One genomic window of Hydra vulgaris chromosome 03, alternate assembly HydraT2T_AEP includes the following:
- the LOC136078380 gene encoding uncharacterized protein LOC136078380 yields MRASFPNSSQLSHSLLCADHAINLVLQKADEGCEPIQKAITKATLLSSKTHQSTLANELIKKACKDVGVAPIRVIAPVSTRWNSNAMMIKSILKIQPALEHLQNKKYDFIPTQAELQILAMIFPILELFKELSEKLSADSVPTIHLICGELFRIQHLLTDRVNTSDDLNIQNFATKLLEQLEQRFELCGTKQDLYALSNLLHPFYKGAVLHKINRFNNIKTKLVDSHSSGNNANRQSIPEEPNIIDQTDPLEQLVFETNWKDCSSNKTKSNMEEELDKYLAMPRPDPKELDILMWWRNSSTSLPLLSKLARKFLCIPVTSASSERVFSVAGGIVTNQRHNLDPENVHMLVFCHSNMAKIKRNLAESIETEEEKKQRGMEKHLQLTNKKMNLVEIVIEAKQEELLNFYHFLNAEPPEAPECAQEPDFF; encoded by the exons ATGAGGGCATCCTTTCCAAACAGCTCTCAACTTTCTCACTCATTACTATGTGCTGATCATGCAATCAATCTTGTCTTGCAGAAAGCTGATGAAGGATGTGAACCAATTCAAAAGGCAATAACGAAAGCAACCCTGCTCTCCAGCAAAACCCATCAATCAACTTTAGCTAATGAGCTGATCAAGAAAGCTTGCAAGGATGTAGGAG tgGCACCAATTAGAGTCATCGCTCCTGTTTCGACCAGATGGAATTCAAATGCAATGATGATTAAATCCATTCTCAAAATTCAACCAGCATTAGAACACcttcaaaataagaaatatgACTTCATCCCTACACAAGCTGAGTTACAAATTCTAGCAATGATTTTTCCAATCCTTGAGCTCTTCAAAGAACTTTCTGAAAAGCTTTCTGCAGACTCAGTTCCAACTATTCATCTTATTTGTGGTGAACTGTTTCGAATTCAACACTTACTAACAGATAGAGTCAATACATCGGATGACTTGAATATTCAGAACTTTGCAACTAAACTTTTGGAACAGCTTGAACAAAGATTTGAACTTTGCGGAACAAAGCAAGATCTGTATGCTTTGTCTAATTTACTTCATCCGTTCTACAAAGGAGCTGTTTTGCACAAAATAAATCGATTTAACAACATCAAGACAAAACTTGTAGATAGTCATTCATCTGGAAACAATGCAAACCGTCAAAGCATTCCAGAGGAGCCAAACATCATTGATCAAACAGACCCTTTAGAACAACTGGTGTTTGAAACCAATTGGAAAG ACTGTTcatcaaacaaaacaaaatcaaacatgGAGGAAGAACTTGATAAATATTTGGCAATGCCAAGGCCAGATCCTAAAGAACTGGATATTCTGATGTGGTGGAGAAATAGTTCAACCTCTTTGCCATTACTCTCAAAGCTGGCACGAAAATTTCTTTGCATTCCAGTCACTTCTGCTTCATCTGAGCGAGTTTTTTCTGTTGCTGGGGGCATTGTTACAAATCAAAGACACAACCTTGATCCAGAAAATGTGCACATGCTTGTTTTCTGTCATTCAAATATGgcaaaaataaagagaaatctGGCAGAAAGCATTGAAACTGAAGAGGAAAAGAAACAACGTGGAATGGAGAAACACTTACA attaactaataaaaaaatgaatttagtaGAAATTGTCATTGAAGCCAAGCAAGAagaacttttgaatttttatcattttcttaATGCTGAACCACCTGAAGCACCTGAATGCGCTCAAGAACCtgatttcttctaa